The proteins below are encoded in one region of Kineococcus mangrovi:
- a CDS encoding PadR family transcriptional regulator has translation MVRKRGDVVLLAVLALLADGPMHGYEVRKRLDQRLGVLRALSYGTLYPALRALQAGGCITETTEQRLPGTISPKRARVVYEITAHGRDRLAGMLEESGPEAWEDDAFGVHFALFARVAPRTRLRVLEGRRARLLERLEQMNRSIERTQAQLDVYALEAQRHGLETVRSEVDWLERLITAEHHPTPTPTPKETP, from the coding sequence GTGGTCCGCAAGCGCGGTGACGTCGTCCTGCTGGCCGTCCTGGCGCTGCTGGCCGACGGCCCGATGCACGGCTACGAGGTGCGCAAGCGCCTCGACCAGCGGCTGGGGGTGCTCCGGGCCCTGAGCTACGGGACGCTCTACCCCGCGCTGCGCGCCCTGCAGGCCGGCGGTTGCATCACCGAGACGACCGAGCAGCGGCTGCCGGGCACCATCAGCCCCAAGCGGGCCCGCGTCGTCTACGAGATCACCGCGCACGGCCGGGACCGGCTCGCCGGCATGCTCGAGGAGTCCGGCCCCGAGGCGTGGGAGGACGACGCGTTCGGCGTCCACTTCGCCCTCTTCGCCCGGGTCGCCCCCCGCACCCGGTTGCGCGTCCTGGAGGGCCGCCGCGCGCGGCTGCTCGAACGCCTGGAGCAGATGAACCGGTCCATCGAGCGCACCCAAGCCCAGCTCGACGTCTACGCGCTGGAGGCCCAGCGGCACGGTCTGGAGACCGTGCGCAGCGAGGTCGACTGGCTCGAACGCCTCATCACCGCCGAGCACCACCCCACACCCACCCCCACCCCGAAGGAGACCCCCTGA
- a CDS encoding MarR family winged helix-turn-helix transcriptional regulator, with product MHTPTEPIEVVMATPHACAALADVFPDLLRAHRELVGTHHTPAVAALAVVLQHGPLRVSEVAEHLSLDLSTVSRQVSHLRQRGLLVSCPDPADGRSQRLSLTPAGVQEIRTFRRAVVDRLLDHLDGWRDEEVGDLTRLLGRLVAAPVPSSPPSTHQKQLQGNA from the coding sequence TTGCACACACCAACCGAGCCGATCGAGGTCGTCATGGCCACACCGCACGCGTGCGCAGCGCTCGCCGACGTCTTCCCGGACCTCCTGCGGGCCCACCGGGAGCTGGTGGGCACGCACCACACCCCGGCCGTCGCCGCGCTGGCCGTCGTCCTCCAGCACGGACCGCTGCGCGTCAGCGAGGTCGCCGAGCACCTCTCCCTCGACCTGTCGACCGTCAGCCGGCAGGTCAGCCACCTCCGGCAGCGCGGACTGCTCGTCTCCTGCCCCGACCCCGCCGACGGCCGCTCCCAGCGCCTCAGCCTCACCCCGGCCGGCGTGCAGGAGATCCGCACCTTCCGCCGCGCCGTCGTCGACCGGCTCCTCGACCACCTCGACGGCTGGCGGGACGAGGAGGTCGGCGACCTCACCCGCCTCCTCGGCCGCCTCGTCGCCGCCCCGGTCCCGTCCAGCCCCCCGTCCACCCACCAGAAGCAGTTGCAGGGGAACGCATGA
- a CDS encoding MarR family winged helix-turn-helix transcriptional regulator, which yields MVSGPAEALERELAVLLRRSRAINRETARNVHPDLEPEAYSLLVRLDDVGESRPSDLATFFGIGKPTLSRQVQLLERLGLVSREADPTDGRAVRLTLSPDGLEKVHAARAARRQRLHTRLEGWPEEDMTALADLLHRLNSAI from the coding sequence ATGGTCAGTGGCCCTGCTGAAGCGCTGGAACGCGAACTCGCCGTGCTCTTGCGGCGCTCTCGCGCCATCAACCGGGAGACCGCGCGCAACGTGCACCCGGACCTGGAGCCGGAGGCCTACAGCCTGCTGGTGCGCCTCGACGACGTCGGGGAGTCGCGGCCCTCGGACCTGGCGACGTTCTTCGGCATCGGCAAGCCCACGCTGTCCCGGCAGGTCCAGCTCCTCGAACGCCTCGGCCTCGTCAGCCGCGAGGCCGACCCGACCGACGGGCGCGCCGTGCGGCTCACCCTGTCCCCCGACGGCCTGGAGAAGGTGCACGCCGCCCGCGCCGCGCGCCGGCAGCGGCTGCACACCCGCCTGGAGGGCTGGCCGGAGGAGGACATGACCGCTCTCGCCGACCTCCTGCACCGCCTGAACTCCGCGATCTGA
- a CDS encoding MFS transporter, whose protein sequence is MSSTTDVPPTSSTGTGGAPKMTHAQVLEALSGLLLGMFVAILSSTVVSNALPRIVNDLHGTESGYTWVVTAALLATTISTPIWGKLADLFSKKLLVQIALVIFVVASAVAGLSTSMGMLITLRVFQGLGGGGLLALAQVILASMVTPRERGRYSGYLGATFALATVGGPLIGGVLTQHLSWHWCFYVGIPFAIAAFIVLQTRLKLPAQPQRDVSIDYLGALLLAAGISALLIWVSLAGNQFDWASWWTVGLVAGGVVLLGLAVVAERRAAEPIVPLKFFRNPTIALSAAASLFVGVAMFGATIFLSQYFQLARGETPTMAGVMTIPMIVGLFLASTIAGQFITRTGRWKGWLVTGGVLLTAGLGLMGTIEYDTDYWVVAPFMALVGLGVGMMMQNLVLAVQNVAEPRDLGSASSFIAFARSLGGAIGVSALGAVLGHRVTDHLESGLRAARIDPGQALSSMGSATGVPDLRAIPEPVRSIVQSAYGSSIADVFLIAAPFALIAFLITLFFKERALRTDDDAPEASDRTSATAVAATTGQEGVRSARIGGTAVHGDGSLDGSANGRPHPDREEIPSVPAQSSRTDTGLSVSGTVSHHDRRPLPGAVVTLADQSGQQVARTSTRDDGGYRLDLPTGGTYLLIVAAAHVAPSATLVGVGDTPVTRDVVLAGRSAITGRVLTHVLPQGLDGHDGRATGVQGALVTLTDVTGEVVGSARSDDGGGYSFDQLMGGTYVLTAQNESHRPLARSIEVPDSGAIACDLVLTGGGRLTGTVVAASDGRVLREATVTLVDADGEVVGSVVTALDGSYSFEDLAGGHYTLTAAGYAPVATAVDVEEDTVSAARITLGAGEGGTTLDLTRFESRAEQR, encoded by the coding sequence ATGAGCAGCACCACCGACGTCCCACCGACGTCCAGCACCGGCACCGGCGGTGCCCCGAAGATGACCCACGCGCAGGTCCTGGAGGCGCTCTCGGGCCTGCTGCTGGGGATGTTCGTCGCCATCCTGTCCTCCACGGTCGTCTCGAACGCGTTGCCGCGCATCGTCAACGACCTGCACGGCACCGAGTCCGGCTACACCTGGGTCGTCACCGCCGCCCTGCTGGCCACCACCATCTCCACGCCCATCTGGGGCAAGCTGGCCGACCTCTTCTCCAAGAAGCTGCTCGTCCAGATCGCCCTGGTCATCTTCGTCGTCGCCTCGGCCGTCGCCGGCCTGTCGACCAGCATGGGCATGCTCATCACCCTGCGCGTCTTCCAGGGCCTGGGCGGTGGCGGACTGCTCGCCCTGGCGCAGGTGATCCTCGCCTCGATGGTCACCCCCCGCGAGCGCGGTCGGTACTCCGGCTACCTCGGCGCCACCTTCGCCCTGGCCACGGTCGGCGGCCCCCTCATCGGCGGGGTCCTCACCCAGCACCTGTCCTGGCACTGGTGCTTCTACGTCGGCATCCCGTTCGCCATCGCCGCCTTCATCGTGCTCCAGACCCGCCTGAAGCTGCCCGCCCAGCCCCAGCGCGACGTCTCGATCGACTACCTCGGCGCCCTCCTGCTGGCCGCCGGGATCTCCGCCCTGCTCATCTGGGTCTCCCTGGCCGGCAACCAGTTCGACTGGGCCTCGTGGTGGACCGTCGGCCTCGTCGCCGGCGGTGTCGTCCTCCTCGGCCTGGCCGTCGTCGCCGAGCGACGTGCCGCCGAGCCGATCGTCCCGCTGAAGTTCTTCCGCAACCCGACGATCGCCCTGTCGGCCGCGGCCAGCCTCTTCGTCGGCGTCGCGATGTTCGGCGCCACGATCTTCCTCAGCCAGTACTTCCAGCTGGCCCGCGGGGAGACCCCGACCATGGCCGGCGTCATGACCATCCCGATGATCGTCGGGCTCTTCCTCGCCTCCACGATCGCCGGGCAGTTCATCACCCGCACCGGCCGCTGGAAGGGCTGGCTGGTCACCGGCGGCGTCCTGCTCACCGCCGGCCTCGGTCTCATGGGCACCATCGAGTACGACACGGACTACTGGGTCGTCGCCCCCTTCATGGCCCTCGTCGGCCTCGGCGTCGGCATGATGATGCAGAACCTCGTCCTGGCGGTCCAGAACGTCGCCGAACCCCGCGACCTCGGCTCGGCCAGCTCCTTCATCGCCTTCGCCCGCAGCCTCGGGGGTGCCATCGGCGTCTCCGCGCTCGGCGCCGTCCTCGGCCACCGGGTCACCGACCACCTCGAGAGCGGCCTGCGCGCCGCCCGCATCGACCCCGGCCAGGCCCTGTCGTCGATGGGCTCCGCGACCGGCGTCCCCGACCTGCGTGCGATCCCCGAGCCCGTGCGCTCGATCGTGCAGTCGGCCTACGGCTCCTCCATCGCCGACGTCTTCCTCATCGCCGCCCCGTTCGCGCTCATCGCCTTCCTCATCACGCTCTTCTTCAAGGAGCGCGCGCTGCGCACGGACGACGACGCGCCGGAGGCCTCGGACCGCACCTCGGCCACGGCCGTCGCGGCCACGACGGGCCAGGAGGGCGTCCGCAGTGCGAGGATCGGCGGAACGGCCGTGCACGGCGACGGCTCGCTCGACGGGTCGGCGAACGGTCGCCCGCACCCCGACCGGGAGGAGATCCCCAGCGTGCCCGCCCAGTCCTCGCGCACCGACACCGGCCTGTCGGTGTCCGGCACCGTCAGCCACCACGACCGCCGGCCGCTGCCGGGTGCCGTGGTGACCCTCGCCGACCAGTCCGGGCAGCAGGTCGCCCGCACCAGCACCCGCGACGACGGGGGCTACCGGCTGGACCTGCCGACCGGTGGCACCTACCTGCTCATCGTCGCCGCGGCCCACGTGGCCCCCTCGGCCACGCTCGTCGGGGTCGGGGACACCCCGGTCACCCGCGACGTCGTGCTCGCCGGCCGCTCGGCCATCACCGGCCGCGTCCTGACGCACGTCCTGCCCCAGGGCCTGGACGGGCACGACGGTCGCGCCACCGGCGTCCAGGGGGCCCTGGTGACCCTCACGGACGTCACCGGGGAGGTCGTCGGCTCCGCCCGCAGCGACGACGGCGGCGGGTACTCCTTCGACCAGCTCATGGGCGGCACCTACGTGCTGACCGCGCAGAACGAGTCGCACCGGCCGCTGGCCCGCAGCATCGAGGTCCCCGACTCCGGGGCGATCGCCTGCGACCTCGTCCTCACCGGCGGCGGCCGCCTCACCGGGACCGTCGTCGCCGCCAGCGACGGCCGGGTCCTGCGCGAGGCGACGGTGACCCTCGTGGACGCCGACGGCGA